The Anabrus simplex isolate iqAnaSimp1 chromosome 1, ASM4041472v1, whole genome shotgun sequence genome window below encodes:
- the LOC137501822 gene encoding uncharacterized protein: protein MSGERKIDSFSDSYPTSKCSNVAPVNYTLVHSDVWSELVKELLCGECRTKSIFIQFRESHGFSSKIIVKCRNCDYVSANVYSSPRVKNNNSQRPAFHVNNAMVETFSTLGKGQRGLEKFSVGMGMNTLGPRPFSAHLKLLIDEGKLMRKEVLDMAAQVVRSSHGANDNEILDICVSYDASWHKRGHTSNYGVGFAIDIQTGIVLDYHVLSKYCQKCVVAERDLGKHSSEFDIWYEGHNNSSECEKNYCGSSNAMEKDIGEILWRRSLGKGFRYTTMLSDGDAKTHVHLNQIQVYGPGITIVKEECINHVSKRLGTALRNTVRDWKAKGETLGGRKEGSLTETTMTKLGHYFRHAIVNNIPDVAKMKRAIYSTLRHCMSTDLNPQHITCPKGVDSWCFFNRQQAEGKPVDSHSRMTCKLRPSVVTKIAPVYQRLASDEMLRRCCAGKTQNANESLHSMVWSKCPKEVFISKSKLELGILRAVSEFNMGHYKTAETLHAIRNSLLSSTTQSLCKSQDNRRVARSRKRTSEQHKKERKHHKLVKISTEERFRRSEGATYAAGQF from the exons ATGTCAGGAG aaagaaaaatcgactcattttctgattcttaccctacctctaaatgttctaatgttgcgcctgtaaattacaccttagtacatagtgatgtgtggagtgaacttgtgaaagaactactatgtggtgagtgtcgaaccaagtcaattttcattcaatttagagaaagccatggtttttcctctaaaattattgttaaatgcagaaattgtgattatgtttctgcaaatgtatatagttctccaagagtgaaaaataataattcacagaggcctgctttcCATGTCAACAATGCTATGGTTGAGACATTTAGCACTCTAGGTAAGGGTCAACGAGGGTTGGAAAAGTTCTCAGTTGGTATGGGCATGAACACTTTAGGACCTAGGCCTTTTTCAGCCCACCTGAAACTTTTAATTGATGAGGgaaaattaatgaggaaagaagtactagatatggctgcacaagttgtacgcagttctcatggagctaatgacaatgaaatattagatatttgtgtatcatatgatgcgagctggcataaacgtggtcacacatccaactatggagtagggtttgctattgacattcagactggtattgtgctagattaccatgtgctgtcaaagtactgtcagaagtgtgtggtagctgaaagggacttgggaaaacatagttcagaatttgatatatggtatgaaggtcataacaattctagtgagtgtgaaaagaattattgtgggtcctccaatgctatggaaaaagatattggagagattctgtggaggaggtcacttggcaaggggttccgctacactaccatgttgtcagatggggatgctaagactcatgttcatttaaatcagattcaagtatatggaccaggtatcaccatagtaaaggaagagtgcattaatcatgtatcaaaacgccttggcactgctcttcgcaatactgttagagattggaaggcaaagggtgaaacactaggtgggcggaaagagggcagcttgacggaaaccaccatgaccaagcttgggcattatttcagacatgccatagtcaacaacatcccagatgtggctaaaatgaagagggcaatttattctacccttagacattgcatgtcaacagatctcaaccctcagcatataacttgccccaaaggtgtcgattcttggtgcttctttaatagacagcaggcagaggggaaaccagttgacagtcatagtcgaatgacttgcaagcttaggccatctgttgtgaccaagattgcaccagtatatcagcgactggcttcagatgaaatgttgCGACGTTGTTGTGCTGGTAAGACCCAGAATGCCAACGAGTCACTTCACAGCATGGTTTGGTCTAAGTGTCCGAAGGAAGTATTTATTTCCAAGTCAAAACTTGAACTAGGTATACTCAGGGCAGTCTCAGAGTTCAACATGGGACACTACAAGACAGCTGAGACACTTCATGCCATCAGGAATTCACTTCTTTCTTCAACCACCCAGTCATTGTGTAAATCACAAGACAACCGTCGTGTAGCTCGGAGCAGGAAGAGGACCAGTGAACAAcacaaaaaggagagaaaacatcacaaactggtaaaaatatcaacagaagaaagatttaggaggtctgaaggtgcaacgtatgctgcaggacagttctaa